GGTGGATCGTGGAGCTGCCCAGCCTGCAGCTGAACTGGTCGCAGGAGATCGCCGCCGCCTTCGGCATTGCGGGACGCATGGGCTCGGTGGAACAGATCATGGAGCTGTACCTGCCCCCGCACCGGCAGGCCATGTTGGCAGCGTTTGAGAGTTGCATCCGCCACGGCACACCGTTTGACCTGGAGGCAGAACTTGTCACACTGGCGGGTCGGCACTTCTGGGTGCGCACCACCGGGCAGGCGGTGCGCGACGCCGAGGGCCGCATCGTGCGGATACAGGGGGCGTTTCAGGACATCTCGGCCCAGCACCAGGCCCGGCAGGCCCGCCGTGAAAGCGAAGAGCGCTTTCACCTGGTCTCTCGCGCCACCGCCGACGCGGTGTGGGACTGGAACCTGCACACCGATGCCATGTGGTGGAACGAAGGCATGCAGACCCTGTTCGGTGTGCCACTCGACCAGTTGCCGCCGGACAGCACCTCGTGGACCTTGCGGCTGCACCCCGATGACAGCGCCGAAGTACTGGAAGGCATTCATGCCGCCATCGACGGCACGGCCAACCACTGGTCGGACGAGTACCGCTTTCGCCGCCAGGATGGCAGCTATGCCTGGGTGCTAGACCGGGGCTTCCTCATCCGCGACCTGCAGGGCAAGGCCGTGCGCATGGTGGGCGGCATGACCGACATCAGCGCGCAAAAGCTGGCCGACCTGGACGCCCAGCGCGACGCACAGAACCATGCCGAGCTGCTGCAGGTGCAGCAGCGCATCTCGTCGCTGGACATGCCGCTGCCTGAGGTGCTGCAGCTGGTGGCCAGCACCGTGCTGCGCCAGACCGAAGCGCGCGGCGCCATGGTGGAGCTGCTGCAAGGCCGACAGCTGGTGGCGCAGGCATCGGCCGGTGACCATGTGCGCCCGGTGGGCAACCTGCTGGCGGTGGACCAGAGCCTGCTCTGGCCCGCGCTCAGCAAAGGCCAGACCGTGGTGTGCAACGACACCGAGGCCGAGGGCTGGGACATGGCGTCGATGCCCCACCGCCACGGCGTGCGGTCGGTGATGGCGGTGCCGCTGCGCAGTGGCGACGCCATCGTCGGGTCGCTCAAGGTCACATCGGACAAGGTCAATGCGTTTTCACGCCGCGATGTGGCGCACCTGGAGATCCTGACCGAGTCGCTGGGTGCCATGGTGCAGCTGCGGCATGTGGCCGGGCAACTGCATGCGTCCGAGCAGCAATACCGCATGCTGTTTGACGAGCACCCGCATCCCATGTGGGTGTACGACCGCGAAACCCTGCAGCTGCAGGCCGTGAACCGATCGATGGAGCGCCACTACGGCTACACCGAGTCCGAGCTGCTGACCATGTCGATGCTGGATCTGTGGCCCGCTGACCGGCGCCCCAACGTCGAGGCCAACATCCGCGCCGTTCCGATGGACCAGCGCAACAAGCCCGTCATCAGCCGCCACATCAAGAAGGACGGCAGCTTCATGGATGTGGAGATCACGGCGGGCAGCATCAGCTTCAATGGGCGCCCGGCCCGCCAGGTGCTGGCCACCGACGTGACCGAACGCCTGCGCACCGAACGCGAGCTGGCACGCATGGGCCGCGCCCAGCGCCTGCTGAGCGCGTGCAACGAGACCCTGGTGCGCGCCACGTCCGAGACCGCACTGCTGCAGGCCATCTGCCAGATTGCGGTGGACATCGGTGGCTACCGCATGGGCTGGGTGGGGTTTGCCATGGACGACGAGCGCAAATCCATCCGCCCGGTGGCCCATGCGGGCTACAACCAGAACTACCTGGAAAACCTGCACCTGAGCTGGTCGGCCGACGATCCCTATGGCCGGGGCCCGGCGGGCATTGCGGTGCGCACCGGCCGGCCGGTGATCGTGCAGGACATCCGCACCGAAGGAGATTTTGCCGACTGGACCGAGCGCATGCTGGAGCATGGCTTTCACGGGGTGATCTGCCTGCCGCTGCGCGAACATGCGCGCGACCATGCACAAGAGCGCAGCTTTGGCCTGCTGTACCTGTATGCCCCCGACGTGCTGCAGATCAGCCCCGAAGAGGCCGCGCTGCTGCAGGAGCTGTCCAACGACCTGGCCATCGGCATCACCAGCCTGCGTGCGCACAAGGCGCAGCAGCGGCTGCAGGCCTCGGTGCTCAAGGTGGCGGCCGCCGTGTCGGCCAGCACGGGCACCGAATTTTTTGTGCAGCTGGTGCGCAACATGGCCGATGCGCTGGATGCGCAGGGCGGCTGCGTGGTGCGGCTGCTGCCGCAGTCGCAGGGCCAGGCGCCTCGGGTCGTCACGCTGGCGGCCGTGCTCGACGGCCAGATGCTGCCCAACGACGAATACAGCCTGGATGGCACACCGAGCCTGTTGCTGATGTCGCAGCGCACCCATGTGGTGACCGACAAGGTGCAGCAGCTGTACCCCGAAGCCCCCGTGCTGCGCGCGGTGGGTGCCCAGGCCTATGTGGGCCAGCAGCTGTGCAATGCCGACGGCGAGGTGGTGGGCATCGTCTTCGTGCTGTTCCGCCACGCGATTGCGGACACGGACTTCATCACCTCCACGCTGCAGATCTTCGCCTCGCGTGCGTCGGCCGAGATCGAGCGGCAGCTGGCCGACATCCGCATCCGCCACCAGGCCTCGCTGCTGGACAAGGCGCAGGACGCCATCCTGGTGCGCGACCTGGACCACCGCATCATCTTCTGGAACAAGAGCGCGGAGCGCCTGTACGGCTGGTCACAGCTGCAGGCGCTGGGGCAGTCCATCGAGACGCTGCTGTACGAAGACCCCACGCACTTCCGGCACGCCACGCAGACAGTGCTGGAGCAGGGCGAGTGGACGGGCGAGATCGTGCAGCGCCACCGCGATGGCAGCACCATCGAGGTGGAAGGCCGCTGGACGCTGGTGCGGGGCGACGACGGCCAGCCGCAGTCCATCCTGGCCATCAACACCGATATCCGCCAGCGCAAGGCCAGCGAGCGCGAGATCCAGCGCCTGGCGTTCTACGACGCGCTCACCGGCCTGCCCAACCGCATGCTGCTCATGGACCGCATGCACCAGGCCCTGGCCACCGCGCAGCGGCGCCAGCAGGGCGGGGCGCTGCTGTTCATCGACCTCGACAACTTCAAGACCCTGAACGACACCCTGGGCCACGACCAGGGCGACCTGCTGCTGCAGCAGGTGGCGCAGCGCCTGAACACCTGCGTGCGCAGCGTGGACACGGTGGCCCGGCTGGGGGGCGACGAGTTTGTGGTCATGCTGGAAGAACTCAGCCCCAAGCCGCACGAGCTGGCGCTGCACGCCCGGGGCGTGGGTGAAAAGATCCTGGCCATGCTGGCCGTGCCCTATGCGCTGCAGGGCTACCAGTACCGCAGCACGCCCAGCATCGGCATTGCGCCCTTCACCGGCGAGCACACCACGGTGGGCGAGCTGCTCAAGCAGGCGGACCTGGCCATGTACCAGGCCAAGACGGCGGGCCGCAACACACTGCGCTTTTTTGACCCCGACATGCAGGCCGTGGTCACGGCGCGCGCGGGGCTGGAAACCGACCTGCGCTCGGCGCTCATGCAGGAAGAGTTTTTGCTGCACTTCCAGCCGCAGATCCACCAGTCGGGCCGCTGCGTGGGGGTGGAGGCGCTGGTGCGCTGGGCCCACCCGCAGCGCGGCATGGTGTCGCCCGCACAGTTCATCCCGCTCGCTGAAGAGACGGGCCTCATCCTGCCGCTGGGCCGCTGGGTGCTGCATACCGCGTGCAAGCTGCTGGCCAGCTGGCAGAGCGACCCGGCCCTGTCGCACCTGACCATGGCCGTGAACGTGAGTTCGCGCCAGTTCCGCCATGCCAGTTTTGTGGACGACGTGGCCCGCGTGCTGGCCATCACCGGCGCACCCTCGGCCCAGCTCAAGCTGGAGCTGACCGAAAGCCTGCTGGTGGAAGACATGGAAACCACCATCGCCACCATGACCGCGCTGCGGTCGTATGGGGTGGGCTTCTCGCTGGATGACTTTGGTACGGGTTACTCCAGCCTGAGCTACCTCAAGCGCATGCCGCTCGACCAGCTCAAGATCGACCAGAGTTTTGTGCGCGACCTGCTGACCGACCCCAACGACGCCGCCATTGTGGACACCATCATCGGCCTGTCGCGCAGCCTGGGGCTGGAAGTGATCGCCGAAGGCGTGGAAACGCCCGAGCAATGCGCGCTGCTGGCCCGGGCTGGCTGTCAGCTCTACCAGGGCTACCTGTTCAGCAAGGCGCTGTCGGTGGACGTCCTGGACAGCTTCCTGCGCACCTCGCAGGCGTAAGCGGCGCCCGCCGGGTGTTCCCGGCGCTTGTCCACATCCCAAGCCTCTTAACCCCCTAACTCCCTTCTGAGGGCCTCAGGAGGCCCGTGAGCGGCCTGTGGGTCTGTTTCGGCCCCCTGGGCCTGCTTTTGCGCCCAAGGCCCTCCACGGCCTTCTGGGCGGTTCCAGATCGCATCTTGGATCCTGGGCCAGCACTGGTACGCCCGGCATGTGGGTGCGGCTTTCATCCAACCCTGCCGTTTGCGTGGCCCCAGTTGTCCTCTGTCTTCTTCTTATGTCTTTTATAAATACATAGTCGTAGTAGTAGAGGGCGGCCCGGCGTGTGGACAACTGCATTTTTGCCAGCGTTGGCGCGCACTTAGCCCGCTGCCAACCCTGTGCACCCCGCCCTGCTCCCGTTGTCGCCCGAGCGGGGACAAAAGCGGTGCCACGCAGTTTTCTGTGGATAAGCACCCGGTTGTGCCAAAACTATCCCCAGTTTTACGCACCGCGCGCATCTGTGGCAGGAAATGGGCCCAAAACGAAGGGGAGCGCTACAGCTTCGTGCCCTGAATGCTCGTTAATTGATAGCAAATGAGTGGAAACCATGCTCCTTCTGCTTGGCTGCAAGGGTTCGGGCGAAGCCGGTGGGACAGCGCCATCCCCTCTGGTTGAAGGCGGATGGGGTGCCCCAGGTGGCGGAAGCATTGCATCCTCTGGTGCGGCATGAAGGGCATCGCCCCCACCAGCAACTTCTTTTTACAGCCTCTCAAGGGTGTGAGCGATCCACCGGACAGGACCGCCGGGCCGTGCCGGTACTTCCCCATTCCGGCATCAATCGCCTGTCTGTCAGGTTGTCCAGTCGGCCGATGGGCCGGTCACCTGCGGTGGATAGGTACCCGGATTGGGGGTTCTGGTTATTCCTTAAAGGCTTTATATATAAATAGCAGTAGTAGTAGAGAACGCCTGTTTTTGTGGACAAGCGCTTTTTCTTCAACGCTGGCGCGCACTTGCGTCGCTGCAAAGTATGTGGGGCGGCGCGCGCAAAGTGCGGGGCTCGTCGACAACAACTTTCGGGCGGCGGCGTTTTGTGTGGATAACTGCTTGGTTGTGCCAAAAATGTGCCCAGGGTTATCCACAGCCGCGTGGGTTGCGCACCCTGGCTCGTCTCATGGCCCTGTACGGCCCCCTCCGGAGTGGGACCGTCCAAGAAAAAACCCGGCGTTCTTTGTAGAACGCCGGGTTGGCAGGGTGGGGAATGGCAGAGGGGCTTGAAACAGTCCCTGGGCGACAACAGGCTTCGGCGCCTGTCGCCCCCAGTTCAGAGCCACGCCTTACTTGGCGGGCGCAGGCGTGGGGGCAGGGCCCGGACGGCCTTCGCCCCCGCGCATGCCGCCATGGTGGTCGCCATGCCCGTGGCGGCCCTCACCACCCCGCATGCCCCCCATGGGGTGGCCGCGGTGGGCCTGGGCATCAAAGGTCTTTTGCTGTTCGGGCGTCAGCGTGGCGTAGAAGGCCTTGGTGGCTTCGCCGCGGCGGTCGGCTTCGGCAGCATGCTGGGCGCGCATTGCGCGCATGCGGTCGATGCGTTCCGGCGTGGTCAGCTTGTCCATGTCCTGGCGGTCCAGGCGGGCGGGACGTTCGCCGGGCTGCATGGCGGTGGTGAAGGTGGTCCAGGCCGATTCCTGGGCAGGGGTCAGCTTGAGCTGGGCTTTCAGGTCTGCCAGGCGCTTGGCATGGCGCTGTGCCATGTCGCCGTGGTGGCGTTCATGGCGGCCATCAGCAGCCTTGGCGGGCGCGGTGGGTGCAGCAGGCGCTGCAGGGGGTTGCTGGGCCAGCACAGGCAAGGCCATGGCGGCGAGCAGGGCAGTGGCGGCAATACGGTGGGAGAGGGGGTGAGAGAAACGGGAGGCCATGGTGGAAGTCCTTTCGCGGTGGTGAGCTCGCTGCAACGACCGTTTCAGCGATTGGAGTCCAGTGTCTGCCGCCCACGTATCGCCACCGTG
Above is a window of Acidovorax sp. KKS102 DNA encoding:
- a CDS encoding EAL domain-containing protein, translated to MPPAQATAEAARLQALQSYAILDTPTEDSFDQLATLAARVCQCPMAVVNFVDSDRQWFKAAVGVPFKETERAIAFCAHALSGSREPMVVNDTHKHPVFAHNPLVTQDPHVRFYACVPLVTPEGQALGTLAVLDSIPRHIEAEQLEGLRILAEQAMVQLELRRQKQVLADLVQQRDKMHAELLAQSETLRVAGQMARIGGWIVELPSLQLNWSQEIAAAFGIAGRMGSVEQIMELYLPPHRQAMLAAFESCIRHGTPFDLEAELVTLAGRHFWVRTTGQAVRDAEGRIVRIQGAFQDISAQHQARQARRESEERFHLVSRATADAVWDWNLHTDAMWWNEGMQTLFGVPLDQLPPDSTSWTLRLHPDDSAEVLEGIHAAIDGTANHWSDEYRFRRQDGSYAWVLDRGFLIRDLQGKAVRMVGGMTDISAQKLADLDAQRDAQNHAELLQVQQRISSLDMPLPEVLQLVASTVLRQTEARGAMVELLQGRQLVAQASAGDHVRPVGNLLAVDQSLLWPALSKGQTVVCNDTEAEGWDMASMPHRHGVRSVMAVPLRSGDAIVGSLKVTSDKVNAFSRRDVAHLEILTESLGAMVQLRHVAGQLHASEQQYRMLFDEHPHPMWVYDRETLQLQAVNRSMERHYGYTESELLTMSMLDLWPADRRPNVEANIRAVPMDQRNKPVISRHIKKDGSFMDVEITAGSISFNGRPARQVLATDVTERLRTERELARMGRAQRLLSACNETLVRATSETALLQAICQIAVDIGGYRMGWVGFAMDDERKSIRPVAHAGYNQNYLENLHLSWSADDPYGRGPAGIAVRTGRPVIVQDIRTEGDFADWTERMLEHGFHGVICLPLREHARDHAQERSFGLLYLYAPDVLQISPEEAALLQELSNDLAIGITSLRAHKAQQRLQASVLKVAAAVSASTGTEFFVQLVRNMADALDAQGGCVVRLLPQSQGQAPRVVTLAAVLDGQMLPNDEYSLDGTPSLLLMSQRTHVVTDKVQQLYPEAPVLRAVGAQAYVGQQLCNADGEVVGIVFVLFRHAIADTDFITSTLQIFASRASAEIERQLADIRIRHQASLLDKAQDAILVRDLDHRIIFWNKSAERLYGWSQLQALGQSIETLLYEDPTHFRHATQTVLEQGEWTGEIVQRHRDGSTIEVEGRWTLVRGDDGQPQSILAINTDIRQRKASEREIQRLAFYDALTGLPNRMLLMDRMHQALATAQRRQQGGALLFIDLDNFKTLNDTLGHDQGDLLLQQVAQRLNTCVRSVDTVARLGGDEFVVMLEELSPKPHELALHARGVGEKILAMLAVPYALQGYQYRSTPSIGIAPFTGEHTTVGELLKQADLAMYQAKTAGRNTLRFFDPDMQAVVTARAGLETDLRSALMQEEFLLHFQPQIHQSGRCVGVEALVRWAHPQRGMVSPAQFIPLAEETGLILPLGRWVLHTACKLLASWQSDPALSHLTMAVNVSSRQFRHASFVDDVARVLAITGAPSAQLKLELTESLLVEDMETTIATMTALRSYGVGFSLDDFGTGYSSLSYLKRMPLDQLKIDQSFVRDLLTDPNDAAIVDTIIGLSRSLGLEVIAEGVETPEQCALLARAGCQLYQGYLFSKALSVDVLDSFLRTSQA
- a CDS encoding Spy/CpxP family protein refolding chaperone; this translates as MASRFSHPLSHRIAATALLAAMALPVLAQQPPAAPAAPTAPAKAADGRHERHHGDMAQRHAKRLADLKAQLKLTPAQESAWTTFTTAMQPGERPARLDRQDMDKLTTPERIDRMRAMRAQHAAEADRRGEATKAFYATLTPEQQKTFDAQAHRGHPMGGMRGGEGRHGHGDHHGGMRGGEGRPGPAPTPAPAK